The following are encoded in a window of Halorarum salinum genomic DNA:
- the glmS gene encoding glutamine--fructose-6-phosphate transaminase (isomerizing): MCGIIGAVGCGDATLEVILEGLATLEYRGYDSAGVALGGASLDVEKQSGELDVLRDSISAGGSVPDGSIGLGHTRWSTHGPPTDANAHPHTDESGDVAVVHNGIIENYQTLRDGLQDDGVSFASETDTEVVPHLIARGLADGLAPEAAFRDAVDRIEGSYAIAAVIAGTERVFAARHDSPLVLGIGEGATYLGSDVPAFLEHTRDVVYLDDDEFAVLSLDGWRVTDAAGEVVKKEVTTVNWSAEQTGKSGYAHFMLKEIHEQPTALRQGLSGRLDELAGQVTVDELDGLETPTTVQFVACGTSYHAAMFGVETLRTAGIPAQTFLASEYATGPPPIGNETLVVGVTQSGETADTLSALREASARGAETLALTNVVDSTAARECDHVLYIRSGPEIGVAATKTFSSQLVALTLFSAALVDQRGEESRERVAALRALPSDLQYVLDESRTADVVDAYLDSAAYFFIGRGPNYPVALEGALKFKEITYEHAEGFAAGELKHGTLALVTGETPVFAVVTGDDERARKTIGNVKEVEARDAPVIAVTDGVAGVEQYADHVLEIPNTHPQTAPVLANAQLQLVAYHMANRLGRSIDKPRNLAKSVTVE; encoded by the coding sequence ATGTGTGGCATCATCGGCGCCGTCGGCTGTGGTGATGCAACGTTAGAGGTGATTCTCGAGGGGCTAGCGACCCTTGAGTATCGCGGATACGATTCCGCTGGGGTTGCGCTGGGAGGAGCGTCGCTCGATGTCGAGAAGCAGTCTGGCGAACTTGACGTCCTCCGCGACTCGATTTCGGCTGGAGGGTCGGTTCCCGATGGTTCGATCGGACTCGGCCACACACGCTGGAGTACACACGGCCCGCCGACGGATGCGAACGCTCACCCGCATACGGACGAATCCGGCGATGTCGCCGTCGTCCACAACGGCATCATCGAGAACTACCAGACGCTCCGCGACGGGCTCCAGGACGATGGGGTATCGTTCGCGAGCGAGACCGACACGGAAGTCGTTCCACACCTTATCGCCCGTGGGCTCGCGGACGGGCTCGCCCCCGAGGCTGCGTTTCGGGACGCTGTCGATCGAATAGAGGGAAGCTACGCGATCGCGGCCGTCATCGCAGGAACAGAACGGGTGTTCGCCGCTCGTCACGACTCGCCACTCGTGCTCGGGATTGGCGAGGGGGCCACGTATCTGGGGAGCGACGTCCCCGCGTTCCTCGAGCACACGCGCGATGTAGTGTACCTCGATGACGACGAATTCGCCGTCCTGTCGCTAGACGGGTGGCGCGTCACCGACGCTGCTGGTGAGGTCGTAAAGAAGGAGGTTACCACCGTGAACTGGAGCGCCGAGCAGACGGGGAAGAGTGGTTATGCCCATTTCATGCTCAAGGAGATTCACGAGCAGCCGACCGCGCTCCGACAGGGACTCAGTGGTCGGCTCGACGAGCTCGCTGGGCAGGTGACGGTCGACGAACTGGACGGTCTGGAGACGCCAACTACCGTCCAGTTCGTTGCCTGTGGAACTTCCTATCACGCTGCGATGTTCGGGGTGGAGACGCTTCGAACGGCGGGAATCCCCGCCCAGACGTTCCTCGCGAGCGAGTACGCGACCGGGCCCCCACCCATAGGCAATGAGACACTTGTCGTCGGCGTGACCCAGAGTGGCGAGACCGCGGATACTCTGTCGGCGCTCCGGGAGGCCAGTGCCCGTGGTGCAGAGACACTCGCCTTGACGAACGTCGTCGACTCGACTGCCGCACGCGAGTGTGATCACGTACTCTATATCCGGTCGGGGCCGGAGATCGGCGTCGCGGCGACCAAGACGTTCTCCTCGCAACTGGTCGCGCTCACACTGTTTTCGGCTGCGCTGGTCGACCAGCGTGGTGAGGAGAGCCGCGAACGTGTGGCGGCACTCCGTGCGTTGCCGAGCGACCTGCAATACGTGCTAGATGAGTCACGTACAGCGGACGTCGTGGATGCATATCTCGATTCGGCTGCGTATTTCTTCATCGGCCGTGGACCCAACTACCCGGTTGCGCTAGAGGGGGCCCTGAAGTTCAAGGAGATCACCTACGAACACGCCGAGGGGTTCGCAGCGGGGGAGTTGAAACACGGGACACTTGCGCTCGTGACGGGTGAAACACCGGTATTCGCGGTCGTGACAGGGGACGACGAGCGTGCCCGCAAGACCATCGGGAACGTGAAAGAGGTCGAAGCGCGGGATGCGCCCGTGATCGCGGTGACCGACGGCGTCGCTGGTGTCGAGCAGTATGCCGATCACGTTCTCGAGATTCCCAACACCCACCCCCAGACGGCACCGGTGCTCGCGAACGCCCAGTTGCAACTCGTGGCGTATCACATGGCGAATCGACTTGGACGGAGCATCGACAAACCGCGGAACCTGGCAAAGAGCGTCACCGTGGAGTGA
- a CDS encoding sugar phosphate nucleotidyltransferase — protein sequence MHLDSAVVLAAGEGQRLRPLTRHRPKPMLPAGTRPILEYVLDALVNVGIEDIHLVVGYERGRVQNHFGSSYRGSRLTYHVQQKQLGSGHALLQARDVIDGDFLVVNGDEVLANEMIEAVLDAHTTDSVATLAVVESDEAPMYGAVELDGETVTDFVERPGDDSYRLLNAGVYAFDPSVFSDLESTPREAGELALTDAIVAIIERGGHVRGVRVNGLRSEVTYPWDLLALAGRLLDHGLVTEPEREAGEYVADSARIHEDATLVAPVVVGPDAVVEPGSVVGPAVAVRRNATVEAGATVRRSVLDTDCRLGMNATVADTVVGEGALVGPGATVPPGPSDVRVKNSIHEGQRLGCVLADRASLGGGATVIPGALIGPNAHVGPGVVVQGNVSEDTEVTR from the coding sequence ATGCACCTCGACTCCGCAGTCGTCCTTGCCGCGGGGGAGGGACAACGGCTTCGGCCGCTCACCCGTCATCGACCGAAGCCGATGTTGCCTGCCGGAACGCGACCCATCCTCGAATACGTCCTCGATGCGCTCGTGAACGTGGGTATCGAAGATATCCATCTCGTCGTCGGGTACGAACGCGGTCGGGTTCAGAACCACTTCGGCTCGAGCTATCGGGGCTCCCGGCTCACCTATCACGTCCAGCAGAAACAACTCGGAAGCGGACACGCACTCCTTCAGGCTCGTGACGTGATCGACGGGGACTTCCTCGTCGTCAACGGTGACGAAGTGTTGGCCAACGAGATGATCGAGGCCGTCCTCGACGCCCATACCACCGATTCCGTCGCAACGCTCGCCGTCGTCGAATCGGACGAGGCGCCGATGTACGGGGCTGTCGAACTCGATGGCGAAACCGTGACCGACTTCGTCGAACGGCCCGGTGACGACTCCTACCGGCTTCTCAATGCCGGAGTGTATGCGTTCGATCCCTCCGTCTTCTCAGACCTCGAATCGACACCTCGCGAGGCAGGCGAACTCGCGCTTACCGATGCGATCGTGGCCATTATCGAGCGCGGCGGGCACGTCCGCGGTGTCCGGGTAAACGGCCTTCGGTCGGAGGTGACCTACCCGTGGGACCTGCTGGCCCTCGCAGGCCGACTCCTCGACCATGGGTTGGTGACCGAACCCGAGCGTGAAGCTGGTGAGTACGTCGCCGACTCGGCCCGGATTCACGAGGATGCCACGCTCGTCGCGCCGGTCGTCGTCGGCCCTGATGCGGTCGTTGAACCGGGGTCGGTCGTCGGGCCCGCTGTGGCGGTCAGGCGAAACGCAACCGTGGAAGCGGGAGCGACGGTTCGCCGGAGCGTCCTCGACACTGATTGCCGCCTTGGGATGAACGCTACTGTCGCGGATACCGTCGTTGGTGAAGGCGCCCTGGTCGGGCCAGGAGCGACAGTTCCACCCGGACCGAGCGATGTCCGGGTGAAAAACAGCATTCACGAGGGACAGCGACTGGGCTGTGTCCTTGCAGACCGTGCCTCACTCGGTGGCGGCGCGACGGTCATTCCAGGAGCGCTCATCGGCCCAAATGCACATGTTGGCCCCGGTGTCGTCGTTCAGGGGAACGTCAGTGAGGACACGGAGGTAACCCGCTGA
- a CDS encoding DNA-binding protein, giving the protein MSSQNAIGQVVSVDEQGFEQASEPDVDADGFEVVDETPQFRPTVAQEIQAKVDANHPDARPYGLTLEAEEKLEARELEIERTYRRFDKRQQSSREASTRKAAEQGSRERRRVFQARRGCVDRWTHPDEPDPREVLSRAELASVNEQARRLERKLDGWTSASISRKLAERVAEGRSVTSAVIGVHEELQRAPGRVIPIAALKEVRRREVSIEGHVTQLWDASSSAIQQVGLIEDATGRTKVTIWQKSDQPWIREGERVRIHGAARNWYEGRVSVAVTGWSTVHFPERGRWWEA; this is encoded by the coding sequence ATGTCTAGTCAGAACGCAATCGGTCAAGTAGTTTCGGTCGATGAACAGGGATTCGAACAGGCGAGCGAACCGGATGTAGATGCGGACGGGTTCGAGGTGGTGGACGAGACGCCGCAGTTCAGGCCGACGGTCGCCCAGGAGATCCAGGCGAAGGTGGACGCGAACCACCCGGATGCGCGGCCATACGGACTGACCCTCGAGGCAGAAGAGAAACTCGAGGCACGGGAGTTGGAGATAGAGCGAACGTACAGGCGGTTCGACAAGCGACAGCAGTCCAGCCGGGAGGCCAGCACGCGGAAAGCGGCAGAGCAAGGGAGCCGAGAGCGAAGGCGAGTGTTCCAGGCACGGCGCGGGTGCGTAGACCGGTGGACACACCCGGACGAACCAGACCCCCGAGAAGTATTGAGCCGAGCGGAACTGGCGAGCGTGAACGAGCAGGCGAGGCGGCTGGAGCGCAAGCTGGACGGCTGGACGAGCGCGTCGATTAGCCGGAAGCTGGCCGAGCGGGTCGCAGAGGGGCGGTCGGTCACGAGCGCGGTAATTGGAGTGCACGAGGAACTGCAGCGAGCCCCTGGTCGGGTGATTCCGATCGCGGCCCTCAAGGAGGTGCGACGACGAGAGGTGAGTATTGAAGGACATGTGACGCAGCTGTGGGACGCGTCGAGTTCGGCAATTCAGCAGGTTGGGCTCATCGAGGATGCGACTGGGCGAACGAAGGTGACGATCTGGCAGAAGTCGGACCAACCCTGGATTCGGGAAGGCGAACGCGTCCGTATCCACGGCGCGGCACGGAACTGGTATGAGGGACGTGTCTCGGTAGCCGTCACTGGGTGGAGCACCGTACATTTCCCTGAGCGCGGTCGGTGGTGGGAAGCGTAG
- a CDS encoding tyrosine-type recombinase/integrase, whose amino-acid sequence MNRRVTRVAEEAGMDRSKLYPHALRATAATYHAYHGLPATALQSFMGWGKISAANKYVRLSGKQTAKALHTTYGER is encoded by the coding sequence GTGAACCGTCGCGTGACCCGCGTGGCCGAAGAGGCAGGGATGGATCGAAGTAAACTGTATCCGCACGCACTTCGCGCGACCGCCGCGACGTATCACGCCTATCATGGCCTCCCTGCGACTGCCCTCCAGTCGTTCATGGGCTGGGGAAAAATTTCGGCGGCGAACAAATACGTTCGTCTAAGCGGGAAGCAAACTGCGAAGGCGCTCCACACGACGTATGGTGAGCGGTGA
- a CDS encoding Fic family protein, whose protein sequence is MPTKELPDSAPGKYVPHHPNPYYSPEPLPVEPKLRISEQTHDLVADAAYQIGRVDGISSTVDFSAVLYTSLIRIEAVESARIEGADVAFQDVEAYHTKHPSGEADTKIEKDLKEALNYETALTYGLDRIGSGASITLSLIKELHSMLLEDIRNEGDVVGDFRDHMVHLTSPQSGQHPFIPPTPEGVDGLMQSLESYIQMGGQYHSLVDAAILHYFFETVHPFSDGNGRLGRLLIILYLTDEGYLESPYIYPSAYFNRHKVEYVEHMRTVSEEGAWEEWLTFFLEGLRSQAETSYDRTHQLRELQERYEEEYSGSTNTDKFARQLLQYPYFTAPDLVEYLDVSRRTAYKIVDNLEADGLIEEVTGKERGKEYKAVDVFNILK, encoded by the coding sequence ATGCCCACCAAAGAGCTTCCCGATAGCGCACCGGGAAAATACGTCCCCCATCATCCAAACCCGTACTATTCACCGGAGCCGCTCCCAGTAGAGCCCAAGCTCAGGATCTCCGAACAAACGCACGATCTGGTGGCCGATGCCGCGTATCAAATTGGACGTGTTGACGGTATCAGCTCAACGGTCGACTTCTCCGCAGTTCTCTACACCTCGCTCATTCGTATCGAGGCTGTCGAATCCGCACGCATCGAAGGCGCAGACGTCGCGTTTCAGGATGTCGAGGCGTATCACACAAAGCACCCCTCAGGCGAAGCTGACACGAAAATCGAGAAAGATCTGAAGGAGGCCCTCAATTACGAGACCGCGCTCACGTATGGGCTCGACAGAATCGGGAGCGGAGCGTCGATAACGCTCTCGCTTATCAAAGAGCTCCACTCGATGCTTCTCGAAGATATCCGGAACGAGGGTGACGTCGTCGGCGACTTCCGTGACCACATGGTTCATCTGACGAGTCCACAGTCCGGACAACATCCGTTCATCCCACCGACGCCAGAAGGGGTCGATGGGCTCATGCAGTCGCTTGAGTCGTATATTCAGATGGGTGGACAGTACCATTCACTCGTAGACGCCGCTATCCTTCACTACTTCTTCGAGACAGTCCACCCGTTTTCCGACGGAAACGGTCGTCTTGGCCGACTTCTCATTATCCTCTACTTGACAGACGAAGGCTATCTGGAAAGTCCATACATCTACCCGAGTGCGTATTTCAATCGTCACAAAGTCGAGTACGTCGAGCACATGCGGACAGTAAGTGAGGAAGGTGCGTGGGAGGAATGGCTCACGTTCTTCCTCGAGGGACTCCGAAGCCAGGCTGAGACGTCGTACGACCGGACCCATCAACTCCGTGAACTCCAAGAACGCTACGAGGAAGAGTACTCAGGCAGTACGAACACGGACAAGTTCGCTCGTCAGTTGCTCCAGTATCCGTATTTCACGGCACCTGACCTCGTGGAGTATCTCGATGTCTCACGCCGTACCGCCTACAAGATCGTCGACAATCTCGAAGCAGATGGCCTTATCGAAGAGGTGACCGGCAAAGAACGTGGGAAGGAGTACAAAGCAGTCGATGTGTTCAACATCCTCAAGTGA
- a CDS encoding winged helix-turn-helix domain-containing protein: protein MTEFDPTPDADAAQRRWQAGTDTFGRIYDVVLGITSPTASTEIAAIANCSPNAAKKHLDRLADMGIVHADRDSRPAKYERNEGYLEWQDASRIATELSVDEILDRVEALEAQRTEYEAQFGTTDPTDVSVFDYCDHETIHERMTAVSEWQGVIRDIRLYELARQLSQNDGHLIPA from the coding sequence ATGACCGAGTTCGATCCGACTCCAGACGCCGACGCTGCCCAGCGACGGTGGCAAGCGGGAACAGACACGTTTGGACGTATCTATGACGTCGTCCTTGGGATCACGTCGCCGACCGCGTCCACTGAGATCGCAGCCATCGCCAACTGCTCTCCGAACGCCGCGAAAAAGCATCTCGACCGCTTGGCGGACATGGGCATCGTCCACGCGGATAGGGACAGCCGCCCTGCGAAATACGAACGAAACGAGGGGTATCTCGAATGGCAGGACGCCAGTCGGATCGCAACCGAGCTCTCCGTCGACGAGATACTCGACCGTGTGGAGGCGCTCGAAGCACAGCGTACGGAATACGAAGCGCAGTTCGGGACGACAGACCCAACAGACGTCTCCGTGTTCGACTACTGTGATCACGAAACCATCCACGAACGGATGACCGCGGTCAGCGAGTGGCAGGGCGTGATTCGGGATATTCGGCTGTATGAACTCGCTCGCCAGCTCTCCCAGAACGATGGGCATCTGATTCCGGCGTAG
- a CDS encoding HVO_A0114 family putative DNA-binding protein: MNDTTPPLHPMEREQLRGESTLVVTVKSSSEFHDDVTDGIETLERGDAVDSTPMLSFTSYDDLMETLTPRVLNLIEAIRREEPSSINEAARVVDRDVKNVHEELSRLAQLGIIFFEEDGQSKRPVVWFDELVITLPFDPAAGGTATAAP, encoded by the coding sequence ATGAACGATACCACGCCGCCGCTGCATCCGATGGAGCGCGAACAGCTCCGGGGCGAATCAACCCTCGTCGTGACTGTGAAGTCGTCCAGTGAGTTCCACGACGACGTCACCGACGGGATCGAGACGCTCGAACGGGGCGACGCGGTGGATTCCACGCCGATGCTCTCGTTCACCAGCTACGACGACCTGATGGAGACGTTGACGCCGCGCGTCCTCAATCTCATCGAAGCCATCCGTCGAGAAGAGCCATCCAGCATCAACGAGGCCGCACGGGTTGTTGACCGGGATGTGAAGAACGTCCACGAGGAACTCAGTCGGCTCGCCCAGCTGGGAATCATCTTCTTCGAGGAAGACGGCCAGAGTAAGCGCCCGGTCGTCTGGTTCGACGAACTCGTCATCACCCTCCCGTTCGATCCAGCGGCTGGCGGCACGGCCACTGCCGCGCCATAA
- a CDS encoding toxin-antitoxin system TumE family protein, translated as MASLTDDDLDGVSEGRKYPDGTVVRVFCMRTDCDAYPSGWAYKLHYGATEPEPPRTLDDGTIRRYDNSHEDTKGHELHDAPDPDPDTITFPGMVELWERFWSGIPKSEFEVK; from the coding sequence ATGGCCTCGCTGACCGACGACGACCTCGATGGCGTGAGCGAGGGGAGGAAGTACCCCGACGGGACCGTCGTCCGCGTGTTCTGCATGCGGACAGACTGTGACGCGTACCCGTCTGGGTGGGCATACAAGCTCCACTACGGCGCGACGGAGCCGGAACCGCCCCGCACGCTTGACGATGGGACGATTCGTCGGTACGACAACTCGCACGAGGACACCAAAGGGCACGAACTGCACGACGCACCGGACCCCGACCCAGACACAATCACGTTCCCTGGGATGGTCGAACTCTGGGAACGGTTCTGGAGCGGAATCCCGAAATCCGAGTTCGAGGTCAAGTGA
- a CDS encoding type II toxin-antitoxin system VapC family toxin, whose protein sequence is MSVFIDTGVFYAHHDSDATRHDDARIFFDALLDGEFGQPYTNDYVFDEVVTLTRRRTRDFEAARTVAARILGRDSFPEIINVEHVDPDVFESALDVFETYADQTLGFTDAVAVAHCEHLSIDHLVSFDDDFEGVYERLDPSLVS, encoded by the coding sequence ATGAGCGTCTTCATTGATACCGGCGTCTTCTACGCGCATCACGATAGCGACGCCACGCGACACGACGACGCCCGAATCTTCTTCGACGCGCTGCTCGATGGGGAGTTCGGACAACCATATACGAACGATTACGTCTTCGATGAGGTCGTAACGCTGACACGGCGGCGAACTCGCGACTTCGAGGCGGCCCGCACGGTCGCTGCCCGCATTCTCGGGCGGGACTCGTTCCCCGAGATCATCAACGTCGAACACGTCGACCCGGACGTATTCGAGTCGGCGCTCGACGTCTTCGAGACGTACGCAGATCAGACACTGGGTTTCACGGATGCGGTGGCTGTCGCGCACTGTGAGCACCTCTCGATCGATCACCTCGTGAGCTTCGACGACGATTTCGAGGGAGTGTACGAGCGACTCGATCCGAGCCTCGTCAGTTGA
- a CDS encoding ATP-binding protein codes for MAHPRFVDRGEELELLESRFESETAELIVVYGRRRLGKSALVREAIRGRDDAVYWQATEETPDAQLANFVDTACEQFPVLDDIRRDWEALLRALGRQDAVVVLDEFPYLVESDEELPSKIQRVWDMHLEATSMTLVLVGSSISIMEDNVLSGGSPLYGRRTGTIDLPPLDLADAQQFYPADDPDTVIQTWGVFGGTPYYLQALTPTGSLSENIQSHILSEHGVLHNEPEFLLRTEFGIREPQTYYTILRAIATGKRVANEIAGFAGVDSNTLGSYLSKLRRLRLVERDIPVTANPNATRKSRYRLNEPLFQFWFRYVYGQQGKLVQLGDDAYDQLVKPTVTEYMGTIFERVCQIALPSLIPKTYQGIGYWWHQQHELDVVGLASDGTLVVGECKYTTRQMTEGDLAELERSATQVKWSPPNGADREEHYCCFCRSGFSDDLQQTAADRDDVSLFTPADIVTQAGE; via the coding sequence ATGGCCCACCCGCGTTTCGTCGACCGCGGTGAAGAGCTCGAGCTGCTGGAGTCGCGTTTCGAGAGCGAGACGGCTGAGTTGATCGTCGTCTATGGGCGGCGGCGACTCGGCAAGAGCGCACTCGTTCGCGAAGCAATTCGAGGGCGTGATGATGCCGTCTACTGGCAGGCGACCGAAGAAACTCCGGACGCTCAGCTCGCGAATTTCGTCGACACGGCATGCGAGCAGTTCCCCGTCCTTGACGACATCCGGCGCGACTGGGAAGCCCTCCTCCGGGCACTCGGTCGCCAGGACGCAGTCGTGGTTCTCGACGAGTTTCCCTATCTCGTCGAGTCAGACGAGGAGCTCCCCTCGAAGATCCAGCGCGTCTGGGACATGCATCTCGAAGCGACGAGCATGACGCTCGTGCTCGTGGGGTCATCGATCAGCATCATGGAAGACAACGTCCTCAGTGGTGGCAGCCCACTGTACGGCCGACGGACGGGGACGATCGATCTTCCCCCGCTCGACCTCGCGGATGCACAGCAGTTCTATCCCGCTGACGACCCCGACACGGTCATCCAGACGTGGGGGGTGTTCGGGGGCACGCCGTACTATCTTCAGGCGCTCACACCGACTGGCTCACTCAGCGAGAACATCCAGTCGCATATCCTGTCAGAGCACGGTGTCCTCCACAACGAGCCCGAGTTCCTGTTGCGCACGGAATTCGGGATTCGTGAACCCCAGACGTACTACACAATCCTCCGTGCGATAGCGACCGGAAAGCGCGTGGCCAACGAGATCGCTGGCTTCGCTGGCGTCGACTCGAACACGCTCGGATCGTATCTCTCGAAACTCCGGCGGCTCCGACTCGTTGAGCGCGATATTCCCGTGACTGCGAACCCGAATGCGACACGGAAGAGCCGGTATCGGTTGAACGAACCGTTGTTTCAGTTCTGGTTCCGGTACGTCTACGGCCAGCAGGGCAAACTCGTGCAACTCGGTGACGACGCCTACGACCAGCTGGTCAAGCCGACCGTCACCGAGTACATGGGTACGATCTTCGAGCGGGTCTGTCAGATCGCACTCCCGTCACTGATTCCCAAGACGTACCAGGGAATCGGCTACTGGTGGCACCAGCAGCACGAACTCGACGTTGTCGGGCTCGCCAGCGACGGGACGCTCGTCGTCGGTGAATGCAAGTACACGACCAGGCAGATGACCGAGGGTGACCTGGCCGAGCTCGAACGGAGTGCGACACAGGTGAAGTGGTCGCCGCCGAACGGCGCCGACCGTGAGGAGCACTACTGTTGTTTCTGCAGATCGGGGTTCTCCGATGACCTGCAGCAAACGGCTGCGGACCGCGACGACGTGTCACTCTTCACGCCAGCCGACATCGTGACTCAAGCCGGAGAATAA